CTAGGCAATATTGGGCGTCCGCTCAGATTTCACCCCGGAAGGCAACGGGTCCAAACGAGCGGAAGCCTCGGAGGGTCGGGGCGTCCGGGGCCCGGCTTCCCGGGCGTCTGGGAACGGGCCTCGCGGGGCAGCGCCCCCTTTCGAAAGGAGCCGGGATAGGGTCTCTCCAGCCCAGCCGCCAGCCGCGCTCCCCGGGCTCCACGAAGGTAAAAACCTCAGCGGAGTTCCCCACAGGGAAACTCAAATCGGTcgaaaagaagaaacagagcgACGGCCCCGCGGGGGCAACGGGGGTGGCCGGCGAGGGTCTGCGCCTCGAGGAGAAGCGACTGCGACTTGGGGAACTTCCTAAAGGACCGCAGACGGCGGGTGAGGTCGAGCTAAGTGCACTTCATCTCCGGGCGGCTCAATTAACGCGCCACCGAGTCCCGAGTTGAGGGACTACCGTTTCAAGTAGTTAGGACAGCAGGAAACATTTACCTTGTGGGAGAATAAAAGGTGAGCGCATCGAGGCGGCACACTCCACATTTCCTCAGAGAGTTAAGTCACGCTCAACAAAACGGCCGCGTTCCCGCCTCGGCTCGGTGCCCGCCTGGAAGGTGCCAGGGCTCAGAAAGGGCTCGAAGAAGAAGGGTGGAGGCGAGGCGGTAACTCACGAGGCCGCGCTGAGGTCCTAGAGCCCAGACAGCGGCTCTGGCCCAGTCGGTCGCCAACACCGCGGACGCTTGACGTGCGGCTCTGGGAGTCCCGCTGAGGGGAACCTGGACGCGGGGGGCGGGGCCATGAGGACGCCCCGCCtctggccccgccccgccggaTGGTTTGATTAATGACCCTCCCTGGGCCGAGGGGCGGCTCCGGCAGGACGCTGTCCCCAGCACAGGTTCTCAGGTGCCCGCGGACGTCTGCGGGTCCTGCTGCGGTGAACCCACACCGGGCTCGCCCCGCACTCACGCCTCGCCTCAGAGGCGCCCAAATAGAAGACGCGGCCGGCCCGGGCTGGAAGCGCCTGTAGCCTTCGGCTGGACGAGGATGGAGTGACCCGAGCCATCCTGGCCTCGCAGACCCGGCTCGAAGCTCCTCGCCTGCTCCCGCAGCGGAGCCGATCCCCGCACGGCCACTTCAGGAAAGGTGAGGGCCCCGGTCCGAGCCCCGCCGCGCCGTTCTCGGGCTTGGAGTAGTAGCGGGTGCCTTAGTCCGAGGTGAGGCCATGGGTCCTCCACTCCTCTGGGCTCCTGCTGCCGCCCCGGAGTCCCAGGTCTCGGGAGCCAATGGTACGAGGGCGGCCGGCGTGGGCAAGGTGGGCGGTGGCGAGGTAGGGCTTCCTGCCGCGCTCTACGAGATGACCCGCTCCATCTTTCCTGCTGGACGGGCGGGGTAACGTTCCAGAAGTGCGAACAAGTTCCGAACCGGAGCTGTGCTTCCGAAATCTTCCTTCCCCGGTAGCGTAGCCCTTTCGATTAATTTGTCGTTGGAAAGTAAAGCCGGCACCGCGCCAGTCCTCAGCCTTCTAAACAGCCCAGGAACCCTCAGACCCCACCACTCTCCCAGACTCCGGGAGGCAAACGTGTCCCAGTCAAAACAAGCACAACTCTGAGATTGCCCCGAGCCACGTCGGACGGCCGATCCCCGCGCGCGGCGGGGCGAGAGGCCTGCGCCTTCCCGGGTTAAGGTCTACTCGCGCGCGGGCTTCACCGCGCCTTCCCTCCTTTGCAGGGCGCGCGGCGCGGGAAGCCTCCATGGACCGCAGCGGCCCCGCAGGCAGCCCCCTGAACGACGAACCCACGCCCCCGACAGCCGCCACCCGAGACTCCAGTCCCAGGCGGACCGGGTCGGGCCCGGCGGGACCGGGAGGCGGCGGCGCACGCTCCGGGGGCGGGCGGCCGGCGGCAGCTAATGCTGCTCGGGAGCGCAGCCGTGTGCAGACTCTGCGGCACGCTTTCCTGGAGCTGCAGCGCACGCTGCCATCCGTGCCACCCGACACCAAGCTGTCCAAGCTGGACGTGCTGCTGCTGGCCACCACCTACATCGCACACCTTACCCGCAGCTTGCAGGACGACGCCGAGGCGCCGGTGGACCCCGGGCTGGGCGCCCTACGGGGCGATGGCTACCTGCATCCTGTCAAGGTAGGCGGGCAGGGCGCACTGCGGCCCCAGGGACAGGAGCAAGGCACTTGACCCGCTGGGTCGGCCACCGCCTGGGCAGATGCCACCGAACTCTCATCCTCCTGGGTGAGGCGGGGAACAGATTCGAAGAGTGACCTTGGCCCGCGAAGGCACCGGTAGCGAGGTCCCCACCACAAAAGGATACTCCTAAACGGTTTGCAGGTGTGGGTTTAAGCTCCTGGTGGCTTGGGTAGAAGTGTCCCATGCCCCATATAGGCTGCTGCCTACAGGATGACCTTCCTAGGTGAGAAGTATCTTCTCGTTTAACCATGTTTCCTTTGTGGTTTTATCAGATACTTGAAAAGTTTCACGTATTAAATGGGGTGATGCAGTTATCTGACCCTAAGTAATCCTAGGAAACCAATGTTGCACATTTTTTGTAAAGCTGGTAAGAATAAAATGAGACCGTTCTGCATCGCCACGGAGCAAATTTTCAGTCCGTTTCAAAAAAACCTTAACAATCACGGAATAGACCACTACCAAGAAAGTTAGAAAAACTTTAAtgaatttatgtaattttcataGTAAATTGGCATATATGTTGAGTGATTAAATACTACATTCAAATTCTGTAATGTACAAAATTAGCCAAGAGACTCCGTCTTGTAtaatatttttttacattatatatagGTAGAATGGTCAGGGGTTTTGTTTATATGGTATATATGATTATGATTTATTACCTATATTGCAGTATTTATACTTTCATCATCCTTTCTCCTAAATTTGATTGTTTTTATATCCTGCATTGATAtggctttcttttcaaaatgcatcTCCTTCCCTATATTATCTAGacctaaatattcatttttttattccacCATTCTGAAGCATTTTGACAGACACACCAATACAAAATTAGGACTTTGTCCTAAGTATATCGATGTtcaataaattattgaataatcATTATTGAAATGTGGTAAAGTACCCACTCTAATGTTAACTGAAGTTAAAATTCTGTGGTGAGGTTTAAGAAATTTACTTTGGAAATTTAATCAACATGATGACAGACTCTAATtcaaactaaatataaaaatttcaaatatcacttatttataattattatagaCTACTCCCTTCCATTCGTGTGTTATATTTCAGCCAAAAAGTCATTCATTATTAATTAAGGGGTTTTGTATTACTATCAGGTGCCATTAATCTATTATTAATGGAAGATTACTATTAGGTACATCAGATTGCTAGTcaaatatattattaacattAGATTTCTTTTGACTTGACAGATACTataagaaagtttattttaacaTAGACTTTAATACAAAAAACATCTATTAAATGCCTCTTTATGGGAGATGTAAATCAGATGGGAAATCCAGTTGTTTTTCACCTTAGTTTCTTACAGTGCTTTTTTGAATGAGTAGTGTTAGAACCATAATTTTCATGTAACAATAAGCTTACCAAGATTTTTTTGCCCTGATTCCCATGTCAAATGTTTTTGTAGTCTTATAActccttaaagaaaaattaaatctcattCATCCTCTGAATcaacttttgattttaaaagacaatcCTGGGGATAATGAAAGAAGGCCAAAGATacctctttaaaatgaaattgatgATGGTTGAACAAGTGTCTagtctatttttaaatcatttactgagtgcctgctgtgtgcaaaGCACTGTGTTAGGAGAGTGAATACAACTGCTGGTGAGACTCAGTCTCTGCCCTAAATGAGACATATAatagagacaaagacagaaatacaaataGGAGTAGGTACAGTAGGAGAATGTTGTATGTGCCATAGGAGAGCTATAACCATGTGCTGTGGAGGTGTAGAGGGAAAAGATTTTCTATACATAATTAAAACTGCCTGTAACACATTATTTTACAGACACTACCAAGGTGACTTAAATATTAAGTCTATCATTGATTAATCTAGtgccaaagaaataaagatattctGATTTTTGTACTTTTTGGTTTACTAAAGGTATTGTAACCCTTAGTTAAATAGTGTtccaaaatgactttattttgccACCATGCAGTATAATGTTACTAAGTCTTACTTTGATGATCAAAAGATCTGTTAACAAATATTTCATGGCTATAATTTTGAATCTTCAGTTCTTATGATTAGGACTGGGGATTCAGCATTGTCAGCATTGTTGGGAATTTACATTAAGAGTACCTCAAATGAAACTGGAAGGTTTAGAGGACTGAGATCCTGGGGCATAGCCTAAAGCAACAGTTTTTATCCCTTTGAGTTGTGAGCAATTCTGATCAGCACCAGTGTGTGAAAGAGCAGTGATTCTCCAGGATAACAGGAGTATATTTCAGATTCTTAGACTGGAATAAAAGCACAGATGGCTTTATTAGTTGCATTACCCTTGGAGAATCATTGTTAAtaacacagataaacaataattttttaaaccttttttattgagttatagtcattttacaatgttgtgcaataatttttttaatacaaaattttgttattttggagTCATTTAACTCCAAAAATCAacgatacatttttttaagtcttcaggTTCAGTTCTGGTTACTTGTATGAGTTTGCTAGATTGTTCTGAACCTAATGAAactacagaattttaaatatgcCCTATTAGGTAAAGTAGAGGTCAAGATTGTGTTAATCTACACAATGCTAAAACAGACCATTGAAAAGTGAGATCTAAATCAGTCAGCCTTTTTGGCATGATGCTGACATGCAACCCaaccaacattttatttatattttaatttctgactCTTAAAACTATTTATGTGTCTATATTAAATTCATTTGAATAAAATCATTAGAAGCCTTTTTGAAAATTCAGGGATTCAAAGTTATTAAAAAAGGGAAGTTTAATTAAGTCCATGAGAAATCAGGCAAAACCCcacatatacatttttaagtgCTTCATAAAGTACTTAAATACTAGCAAGGCGGTAAAGAACAGATGCCTTCTGGCTTAGGAAGGCATTTGAGAGCATCCCTGCACAAGCTATAGTGGCAAAAAGCCCGGGAGCCTAAGATTTATCCAAAACATTGATCTTGGACTGAGGAAGACATACCTAGAAATCACGAATGTTCTTGTCATCTGATGTGATAcattaaaatttaccatttccgaaaaaaacaaaaaacccagaaaacaaaaaacagataccTTCATTTGTCTCCACTCGTGGTTGCATGATTTAGAGTGATTCTCAAAACAGTGCATCCCAGGTAGCACATATCAGAACTAACAGGGAGCATTCAGTAgtattttgactttattttagaTGTGTTTAATTCACATTGTCAAATTATTACTATCTACATTCTCAAACGTAGAAGTCTCAAATTACATTTGAGGTTTGAGCATGAGATTTTTATGCTCATGAAAATGGGGCAggagtgtaaaaatgaaaaagcactgGTTTATAACATGCCTAAAATTTTCCACTTGAAATTGATGATTTATGCCTTACACTGTTCACTACATGTTAATATTAGACTGCTCAGGCTGCAATAATGaaataccatagattgggtggattataa
This is a stretch of genomic DNA from Camelus ferus isolate YT-003-E chromosome 29, BCGSAC_Cfer_1.0, whole genome shotgun sequence. It encodes these proteins:
- the TCF24 gene encoding transcription factor 24, which codes for MDRSGPAGSPLNDEPTPPTAATRDSSPRRTGSGPAGPGGGGARSGGGRPAAANAARERSRVQTLRHAFLELQRTLPSVPPDTKLSKLDVLLLATTYIAHLTRSLQDDAEAPVDPGLGALRGDGYLHPVKKWPMRSRLYIGATGQFLKHSVSGEKTNHDSFPTDSQP